Sequence from the bacterium genome:
CTTCAAACGTTGGCGAGTACTCTTCAGGCACAGGATGTTCTTTGCAGAAAATTGAGAAGTCGCGCTTATGAGGTAACCGGCGAATCGCTGACTTCTACAATAAATTATCAAATATTTACTGACGCAGGGATAAATATGATCAAAAAATCTACCGCTAATCGTACCGCAACGCTGGATTTTTTGATCGCTCCTTTAACAAAACAGTCGGTTGATGCCTATGTTGATCGTTGCGCGTATTCGTTGGAATTTACCGGTCTTTCGTCGGCCGGATCCGGCGGCGCGTTCTCGATCAGTTCAACATTAGAGGAAGATCAGGGTCAGAAAGAATATCGTGAGCAACTGGCGAAATCATCATTGCGCAAGTTTTATGAAAATTTTTGGGCGGCGCCGATCGATGGGCGGGCGATTCTTGCGCGGGAGTTGTTGATTTCCCCGGACGAATCGTTGGATACAGTAGATGCCGAAACGTTCGATTACGCCGTTTCGAAGGTGTTTTCGGGGGAAGATAAGAATGAGAAGGAAGCCCGGATATTTTTACGTTCATATATTGACGCCCTCCCAAAATATCAACAGCATCTTTGTCTAGGTGCTATAATGTCTGCCGCCGAACGTCGTGGAAAAGGTGAAGTGAGAATGGGGGAAGCACTCGCGTATTTTTTGGAAAACATGGGTCCGGCGGAAACGAAGTTTGGGCAGGCCGCGCAAAGCCATCCGCAGGTTCCGGAAGATATTCGGACTGACTTGCGGCGTCTGAAATTTCGCGCCGGAGAGCCGATGCGGTGGGACATCACTCAATGGGTGGAAGAAACGAGAGATGATTTGGAACAAAATTATTTAAATGAAACAGGTAATGCCGCAACAATAACGCATATTGGCGACATGATTGGCTCGGGTTCGATTAATGTGGTGGTGGATTTGGATATGTCGGATGGAAATTCCTACGTTCTTTCTTTACTAAGGCCAAATGTCGAAGCAAAAGGACATTCGGGCTTCGAAACAATGCGGAGAATGGCTGACAATTTAAGCGTTCAGAATGATTCACGTGACGCGGTTCAAACGGTTCGTGAACTGATCGATCAGGCAAACGATCGATTGGTAATTGAGGTTGATTGCGGGTTAGCCAAGCAGCAATACTCAAACGCGAAGCAACTTTACGCCGGCACATCCGTTGTTATGGATGGAGAAAAATTTGAGTTTGATTCGGCGGATGTTGTTGTGGCAGGAAAAAAATATTTTATGATGCAAAAAATGCAGGGTCAGCATTATATTGAATTGCCGGAAACAACCGATGTTGAGCGCCAAGCAAAAAAGAAGATAGCACAGGCAATTCTGACTGTGGAGCTTAATAATAAATTAAGGGGTAAGTTTGATCCCGACAGGCACGGTGGAAATGTTCGTGTGTCAGAGGATTTGCATAAGATTTCCCATTTTGATTTTAAGTCTATGGCGGTCAATGAGTGGGCGGATGAGGGACTGAAGGAGTTTGCGAACCTACTGATTGGAGCGTTAACGGAAGAAAAAACCGCTGAGGAATTTTTTAATGATTTGGTTGATCAGGAACGCGTTATCAGGGAAGAGTACGCGGCGTCGGGAAGAAGTTTGGATCCGTTTGTCGCTGAAGTTTCAAAGGGGCTTCTGACCGATGGCGAATATGCCCAAATGCTTGATAAGGAAGATTTAATGCGCGTTGTGGTATCCGCGTTGCTTGCAGGGATTCATCCGGTTTTGAAAGAATCGTTATTGGATGCCGTTGAAGATCGTATCCCGGAACCGTTTAAGGGCGTATATTTTGAGCGAATTCGCCCGGAACTAGAGACCGCTTTGGAAACGGGCGAATTGACGCAAAATCTCTCTGATTTTTTACCTTATCGTGGAGGTAATGACGCGTTAATCAAAATCAATAGGTCATTCCCCTAAGTGGTAATGCGACCAATTTTGCAGTGTGAATATTGCGGATTGATATGTGATATATTTATCGTATGATCAAATATCAATTTTGCCCAAAGTGTGGTGGGGGTCTTAAGCCCAAGAATACGTCTTTATTGGTGTGTGGGGTTTGTAGTTTTTATTTCTACCAAAATCCAAAACCAACCGCGAGTGCGTTGATTGTCAAAGAAGGTAAAGTTTTATTGGGAAAACGTACGATTGAGCCGTCCAAGGGAAAATGGAACGTGCCGGGCGGTTTTCTTGATTTGGGGGAAGATCCAAAAGTCGGTGCCAAAAGGGAAGCGTTGGAAGAAACGGGGTTGGTTGTGGAAATCAGGGAATTTGTTGGGATTTATATGGATGTGTATGGGCCAACAAAAGAATCAACGTTAAATATTGCGTATTTGGCAAAAGTGGTCGGCGGGGAAGAAAAAATGAATGATGATCTAACCGAATTAAAATGGTTCGCACCCGAGGAGTTGCCAAAAGAAATGGCGTTTGAGAACAACGCCAAAATGTTGGAGGCGTGGTTAGAAAAATAAAAAAATCCCCGGCGGATTTCGTCGAGGTTTGGTAACTAATTGTAAATGGCAATAATTTTCTTGCGTTTTTCCGGAAGCGGTTTTTGCATAACGAGCTCAAAAATTTTGTGTTCGTGGGGGATTGGGGTGTTGTCGATACGTTGAACAATCTTAAAACGTACAGGTCTAAGATCCTTCAAATTGATGAGAATTTCCTGTGCGGATTGTTCGAAATCCACTTTGCCGGTGTGGTCAATAATGGAGAGGTTGAAATGTACGAACAGATACCCGCAGGGTTTGAGTGCCCGCGATATTTCGGCAAGAATCTTAGTCTGATTGACGTAGTGCATCAAATTGATGCAAAAGAATGCGCCGACGGAGTTATCGTCAAACGAGAGCGCTTCGCCGTTTTGTTGGTCGAATTTTAGATTGGGATGGACTAATCTTGCGGCGATTGTTTCGTCCTGGGAACGGTCAATACCAATCGTCTTAAAGCCGTTTTCGGTAAACACGGCGACGTCGTGTCCTGCACCACAGCCAAGATCAACAATTAGATCGTCAAACTCACGCAAGCGAAGAAAATTGGCAAAATCCTCGGCATAGGTGCGGGGGTGGTTGTCCCAATGACGGCCGTTGCCATATTTGATATGCAAGTGAACGTTTTTCATCTCATATTCTCCGTAACAAAGAACAAGAAGAAAGAACGAGGAAGCAGTGCCAATGTATATAATTAAGTAATAAATGTCAATAATGGATTACCGTGATGGCATTGACGGTACAAAGCATACGCAGGGTGATATAATTCAATCATGAACAACACATATAATTGGTACGCACAGTTAATTAAACCAACATGGGCGCCACCGTCTTGGCTTTTTGGACCGGTTTGGTCGGTTTTATATGTTTTAATCGCGATTTCATACGGAGCGGTTGTTTGGCTGGCGCTACAGAAGAAAATCACTTGGTTGGTTGTTTTGCCGTTTGCGCTAAATTTGTTGTTTAATGTAATTTTTACGCCGATTCAGTTTGGTTTGCGGAGTAATGTTTTAGCCGCGGTTGATATTTTGCTTGTCCTGACAACGTTGGTTTGGGCAATGGTCGCCATTTATCCGCATTCGCGCTGGATTGCTTACGCGCAAATTCCGTATTTGTTGTGGGTTTGTTTCGCGACGGTATTGCAGTTGACGGTTACTTATTTGAATAAATAAATATATGACAATTTTTAAAGAATTTAAGTCGTTTTTGTTAAGAGGGAATGTCGTGGATCTGGCGGTTGGCGTCGTGATTGGCGCATCTTTTGGGTCTGTAGTTACCGCGCTTGTGGCGGATATCATGACACCATTTATTGCCGCTGTAGCTAAAGTTCCGGATTTTGGCGGGCTTGTTTTTACGATAAATGGCAGTAAGTTTATGTACGGGCATTTTATTAATACGGTAATTTCTTTTCTGTTGGTTGCTACGGCGATATTCTTCTTTGTGATTAAACCAATCAACCTTTTAGTTTCACGTGCGCGAAAAGAACCCCCGGCAGACCCGACAACAAAGAAGTGTTCGGAGTGTTTGAGCGAGATGCCTGTGCATGCAAAACGTTGTTCACATTGCGCGCAGGTAGTGATTTAAAATGCTCTGTAACCGCTTACAAGTTAAGGAAAAAATAAGAACATCGCGCCCACTTCCGATGTGGTGCTGAGGCACTTCATCGGAAGTGGTGTAGGTTAGTAGCGTCGTAACGACGTTACGCGAACCCAAACCACATCGAAGGAGATGCTGAAGCACCACCTTCGATGTGGCCACTATGGCTATTTCCTCAACCAGTGAGCGATAGCAGGATAAGAATTAAACTAGACATTTTTATAAATTTGGTCTATATTCAGGTCTGATTTTATTGTGTAATCAATCAAGTAAATGGCCAATGATAATGTGATAATTAGGTTTTCTGACGTGAGTTTCGGATATCAGGAACATCGCCCTCTTTTAGACGAGGTAAGCTTTTCCGTGCGCGAAGGAAACCGTATCGCTCTTATGGGGCAGAATGGTGCCGGAAAGAGTACTATTTTTAAACTTATTACAGGAGAAATTCAGCCAACCGAAGGACGGGTGCTAATGACGGATAATGGCACGTCTGTTGCGTTAGGGCGTCAAGTTATGCCTGATGAAGCTAAGGAATTAACGGTTCGCGAATATTTTCAAACCGCTTTTAGAGAAGAAAAGTATGATTTGGATAAACACATTAAAGAAGTTTTTGAGGTGGTTAATCTCTCGCAACCGCTCGACAAGAAAGTCGGTAAATTTTCCGGCGGTCAGCAAGCACGTCTGCTTTTAGCCCATGCCTTAATTCAAAACCCCGATATTTTATTGCTTGATGAACCAACCAATAATTTGGACCAACATGGCATCGATCATTTGATGACATTTTTAATGCTGTACGAAAAAACTTGTATTGTAATTTCTCACGATGCAGACTTTTTGAATGCATTTACCGACGGCGTGTTGTATCTCGACGCATTTACCAAAAAAATTGAACAATACACGGGAAACTATGGCGATGTGGTGGAACAAATTAAAGTACGTATTGAACGGGAAAACCAATTGAACGCGCGGATGCTGTTGCAAATCAAGGAAAAACGCGCGCAATCGGAAGTGTTTGCTCATAAGGGTGGAAAGATGCGTGGCGTTGCCAAACGAATGCGGGAGGCGGCTTCCGAGGCGGAAGAAAATATTGTTGAAGTGCGAGAGGAAGATCGCGCAATTAGACCCTTTAAAATTCCGACGCAAGAGTTTGAAATAGCTTTTAAAGGATTAATTATCGATTTTAACTCCATCACGGTTGTAAAAAATCACGAAGCGGTGGAAAAGGATATAAATCTGATTGTTAATCGCAAGACACACGTTTTAGTAACCGGTCCAAATGGAATTGGTAAAAGCACCTTGTTGGAAAAATTAAGCAAAGGATCTTCGCCTGCGGCCGAAATTCATCCCGACGTGCGGGTGGGTTATTACAAACAGGATTTTGGAAATTTAAACTATAATCAAAAGGCCTACGACGCCCTGGAAGAAGTAATGGAAGACAAGGATGAACATATTCTTCGTTCCACGGCGGCGGGGTTTTTGTTAGACGGCAAAGTGTTGGCGAGTGAAATTAAGTCTCTTTCCGAGGGTCAGAAAGGGTTATTATCGTTTTGTCGCTTGGCGTTGATGCGACCGGGGCTTTTGATTTTGGACGAACCGACCAATCATATCAATTTCCGTCATTTGCCGATAATTTCGCAGGCTCTGCACGAATACGAAGGGGCGATGGTTTTGGTGTCGCACATTCCGTCATTCGTCGAACAAATTCGTATCGACGAAACAATCGATCTGGGTAAACTTTAAAAAACCAGCTTGTCAATAGAAAATGTACATGTCTTGGCATGTGTTGTGTTAGAATGAATTATCATTAATTATTAATAATTAATTAAATGGTTACAATCGGAGAAAAAGTCGCTAATTTTACCGTTGATGCTTTTGTTGGCGGTAAGATTAAAAAGATATCGTTAAATGAATGTGAAGGAAGGTGGTTGGTACTTTTGTTTTATCCGGCGGATTTTACTTTTGTTTGTCCGACAGAACTGCAAGAGGCAGCGGAATTTTATGAAGAATTTAAGTCAAATAACGCAGAAGTAATGAGCGTCAGTACCGACACGGCCTACGCGCACAAGGCTTGGCACGACACATCGGAGGCGATCGGCAAAGTACAATATCCGATGCTGGCTGATCCAACGGGGGATCTATGCAGGCAGTTTGGGACATATATTCCAAAAGAAGGACTTTCGCTACGGGCATCATTTATTATTGATCCAAAAGGTGTTTTGAAGGCGGCGGACATGCATGACAATAGTATTGGACGCAACACGGCCGAAATTTTACGCAAACTGCAGGCATCAATCTTTGTCGCAAAAAGACCGGGGCTTGTTTGTCCGGCGAGTTGGCATCCCGGGGATAAAACATTAAAGTCGTCGGTGGATTTAGTGGGTAAAATTTAGTTATAATATTTTTATGAAAAACACAATTATCGTCGTAGCAGTTTTAGTCGTCATTGTCGGGGCGCTGGTTTTTTGGAGTAAATCCGGTAAGGAAGTGGCGGTGCGGGTTCTGGAAACACCTCCTGCAAGCCCATTGAGTACTGAAACACCATCTGTTATAGTTTCCTCTATGCTTACAACACAACCAGAGATTAAAGAAATTAATCAAAAAGTTAATGTCACACTGGAAACAAGTATGGGAAACATTGGTTTAGAATTAGACGGTACGGTTGCTCCGTTGACGGTCGGAAATTTTGTTACACTGGCAAAAAGCGGTTTTTACGATGGAACAGCTTTCCACCGAATTATCTCCAATTTTATGATTCAAGGCGGTGATCCGTTGTCGAAAGATCCAGCTAATCGCGCGATGCAGGGCACGGGCGATCCCGGCTATAAGTTTAAGGATGAATTTAATACTCTGAAATTGGTGCGTGGTTCATTGGCAATGGCGAACTCTGGGCCAAATACCAATGGCAGTCAGTTTTTCATTGTCACGGCCGTCAGTACGCCTTGGTTGGATGGAAAGCATACTAATTTTGGTAAAGTAACATCCGGAATGGACGTAATTGATAAAATTTCCGCGGTAGAACGCGACGGCAACGATAATCCGCTCGTGCCGGTGGTTGTAAAAAAAGTTTTAGTTACTGAATAAAAAGGAAATATGCGTATTCTCGTAACGGGTGGTACCGGATTTGTGGGATCAAATATCGTTAAAGAATTAAGCGGTAAGGGGCACGAAATTATTATTACCGGTTCGGATGCCGAGCAGGAAGTAAATAAAGATGTAGCGAAATATTTACAACCAGGACTAACAGGAATCGATTGGGAGGCATTAGGGAAGCTGGATTTGGTTTTTCACGAAGCGGCGATTAATAATACTTTACTGAATGATCGCACGGAAATGTTGCGTGGAAATTTGGAAGCATCGCGGGAGCTTTTTGAGCGCGTCGTTAATTCTGGTTGTAAAAGAATTGTTTACGCCTCCTCAACGGCCGTTTATGGAAATGTACCGGCGCCATTTAGAGAAGATGGTCCAATTGTTCCTTTGAATGTTTATGGCGAATCCAAAAAAATGCTGGATGAGTTTGCGATGGATTTTGCAGAAAAAAATCCGGATATTGTAGTTGTTGGTTTGCGTTATTGTAATGTTTACGGTCCGGGCGAGGGACACAAGGGCAAGAGGGCCAGTATGATTTATCAGTTGGCTCGACAGATGCAGAAGGGGCGACCGCGCCTATTTAAGGACGGAGAACAAAAACGTGATTGGATATATGTTGAAGATGTTGTCACAGCAAATTTGTTAGCTGTCAAAGCTCCTAAGAGTTGCGTGGTAAATTGCGGTTCCGGGAAGGCCTCTTCGTTTAATACAATTGTCGGGATACTTAATACATTATTGGGGACGGATTGGCAACCGGAGTATATTGAAAACCCACACATCGCTACGTATCAAAACTATACATATTGTGATATGACTTATGCCAAGAAGATGATTGGGTTTGTTCCGCAATTCGACATAGAAAGCGGATTGAAAAAATATTTCGCGGCGGGACTATTTAATTCTTAATCTATAATCAAATGAAAAAAGAAAAGAAAGAAATATTCGATAAAAATAAGCAGAGCGAGATTGAGTTTCCCATTATATTTCATCACGCGCCGGAAGGACCGACTCGCGAATATCGATTGGAACAACTCAATGAAATATTGCAAAAATATGCAAATAAAATAAACAAACGTGATCCGGTTGAACGGATTGAAGTAACAATTGAACAGCCAAAAAATCCGGTGGGAAAAATTACCGGTTATGGCGTTCGTTTGCACATCTTTTTGTTTTGTGGCGAATCGTATGTCGCCTCGGCCGGATCATTTGTCGCGCGCGCTCAACATTTGGGGCTGGAAAAAAATATCCGAGAAGCAGGTAAGGAAATTATTTTGCAAATAGAAAAACACCGCTCAAAACAGATAGGGCACAATTAGGCCTCGTCCATAAATAAATTCCCCAAGATTATGTTCAATGCGCTTTGAATACGAGTGTTTTGATTGAGTAAAACCTCGAGGCGTACTAGCAGTACGGTGAGAGGGTTTTACGATTGAGAAATACTTGCAGTCAAAGATGCAGTGAGCATAAGATGGGGAATTTATTTATGGACGAGGCCTTAGTGCCTAGGATTAGTCGATCGTAATTGGGAGTGGTAATGGTTCCGTTTTTTGAAAAACCCAGTTTACTAAAGACAGGCCACCATCAATTGTGATTGTTTCACCGGTAATATACGAGGCGTTTTCGGACGAGAGAAAGAGAACCGCATTTGCAATATCAGTTGTACGGCCACGGCATTCGCCAAGCGGAACGGATGTAAATTTTGACGGTACTTTGCGATTGTTTCTGATCGCTCCAGGCGCGACGCCGTTAACGCGGATTTTTTTATCCGCCATGGAAAGGGCAAATTCCAAAATAAGCATTTTTAGGGCCGCCTTGGACATTGCGTAAGTTGCGTCACCGAGAGGTTTGTCTTGATGCACTGATGTCGTAAACACAATACTGCCACGCCGCATGTTTTTTGCGATTGCCTGGGAAAGAAAAAATGGTCCGCGTATATTGGTATTTAACACTGAATCAAAATCATCGGGTTCGGTTTCAAATAATGATTTTGATGAACCGATACCAGTATGGTTTATTAATACCTCAATTGGGCCATGGGCTTTTTCAACTTGCTCGATAATTTGACGATGCATGATAATTTCGGTGATATCGGTGACAATTGCCAGGGCTTTTTTGTAGCCATGTTTGTTAGACCACTTACGAAAACTATTGCATCCGATTTTATCAATATCAAGAATAGTAACGGCGTCGCCGTTTTTTAAAAAGGCCTTTGCGATCGCTAAACCAATACCGTTAGCTCCGCCAGTTACCAGGACAGATCTATTTTTTCGCATCATAAATTGTTGTTACTGCAAAAACTAAGATTAAAGTGCATTAAACCGAACATTATGTCAATAGTTTTTTCTGACTATGTTTAGGAGAGTCCCTCGTTAGATAGCTACTTATTGTCATTATTATTTCATGTTATAGTGTCTTATGTAACGATGAAAAATAAAAAAATTGCATTTGATACAATAATTAGACTAACGGGTTCACTCTGCCTGGTTCTTGCTGTGCTTTTTTGGATCCCGGGTTTACAAAACAGAACAATCGGAGGGGTATTCTTATGGATATCTATTTTGGCCAGCATTGTCGGTATCGTAGGGTCATATTTTGGGAAGAGATCCTGGTATAGTGGCGTGCTTCTATTGGCAACTTATTTATTTGTGATTTCACGCTACAATCCAAATCAGGTTATGCAATTTATCGTTATGGTTCTAGTTCTTTTTGTTGCCTTTGGCGGACTTACGAATAACTTTATTAAGCGCGTCTACTCTAAAAGATTATTTATCAAAAAAATCACATGAAGATATATTTTGGCGCTGATCACGATGGTAATCCATTAAAGGAAGTTATAAAAAACGAGTTAAAAAGGGATGGATATGAAATATATGATTTAAGCCCAAGCACTCCTGAAGGGGGTGACGATTATCCCGACTATGCCTTTGCGGTCGCGGAAGAGATTGCAAAAGATGCGGACGCGCGGGGAATTTTAATTTGTGATACGGGTATCGGCATGTCAATCGCGGCCAACAAAATTAAGGGGGCGCGAGCGGCCCTTGTGTTGGATACTTTTGGCGCAAAAAGGGCGCGCGAACATAATGACGCGAATATTATAGTATTTGGTACAAGCGAAATTAAAAAAAATGTCGCGATAGAATCCACGAAATATTTTCTTGAAACAATGTTTAGTTCCGCCGAGCGTCATGTTCGAAGGGTTGGTAAAATTAATTTGCGCGACCGATTTTGTTAGAATAAATTCTAAAATATGGGATGCATAATAGAACCGGCAATAAATGTGTACGCGAAAGAGGAGTACATTAGGAGAATAACTAGCGCGAAAAAGCTTGCTCCGATTATTCAGTTCGATGTTATTGATGGTGTTTTCGCGCAACCGGGAAATTTTAACGATCCAGAAATTGTAAAAAATAATTTACCGTCGAGACAAATTGATTTGCATTTGATGGTGATGGATTTTAAGAGAGAACTTGATGGGTGGTTAAAAATTAAGCCGGAGAGAGTAATTATACATATTGAACAGCCCGGTGATTTAGGGGAAAACCTTAAAATATTAGCAGAAAATAATATAAAAAAAGGTCTAGCGGTCGCGCCGTTTACGCCATTGGAAAAATTGATACCTTTTGTTGGACGGATTGATTATTTGTTGTTGATGAGTGTAGTTCCCGGGAGAAATGGACAAAAGTTTATTCCTGAAACTATTAACAAGCTAAAGATTCTTCGTGCTAAATATAAAACACTGCAAATTGGTGTTGATGGCGGTATCGAACAAGGGAACGTAAGTGAACTGGTTAAAGGCGGTGCTAACAATATCGTAGTTGGATCAGCATTGTTTAATGGTGATGTCGGGAAAAGATATCAGGAATTAACGAAAATTATTACACAGCAATAATGAGGGGTTTATTTTTTATTAGGCCCTAATAATTAACCATTAATTTATGTTGGAGATTCAGAGCATCACAAAACTATAACCCCCCGCCCTCTTGCTTTTTTGGGCGTTAGAGACTATAGTAACAAACCAATGGGTACCAGGACGGAATTAAAAATAGAATACCTTAAACAAATCTTTAAGGGATCAGATGATCTAATTCGCGATCTGGAACGAATTACACACATGCAGGACGTTACAAAAGGGCAACTCATTGCCGGGCCACAGATTAATTGCGAGAATATCTATATATTAAAAAAAGGATCGATTAATACCTATTTTGTTTATGATGGTAAAAAAATTATTGTTGACACGCTAAAACCGGGAGATATTTTTGGTGATGTCAATGGCGTGGGTTCGGTTGCCGGTGCGTGTGACGAATCGCCGTTTGTGGAAGTTAGAGAGGACAGCGTTTTGTCGATTGCAAATAGCCGAGACCTATATCGTGTCATGCAACGTTATCCTGATTTGGCGATTCAGGTCTTAAGAAATGTCGGAAATCGTTTATCGAGGGCGGAAAGAAAAATACAAGATTTGGCGTTGCGTCCGGTGAGTGAACGTATTGTAAGGGAACTGACACGGTTGGCGGAAATTAACGGTGAAAATACGGTCGGATATTACCGACTTGATGGGACTATCACGCACGAGCAATTGGCGATGATGGTTGGTGCCACAAGGGAGACGGTTACAAAATCATTAACAATTTTGCGGTCAAAAGGAATTGTGAATATTCGGCAGAATCATTACATTATTAATAAACAAATGACACAACCGCGTTTTACAGTGTGACAAAAGTCACAACTGGTGTAATTTTTCATAAGTACAATTCCTATTATGAAATTCACTAAAAAGGTTGCTCAAAATGTTTTGTTGAAACAGGAGGTGAGGAACCCAAAAATTCTTGTTTTGTTTTATTCCCTCTACGGACATATGTTACCAATGGCTGAGGCGGTGGCAAAAGGTGTGGAAATTAGCGGGGGAGAAGTAATATTTAGACAAGTGGACGAGGTTATACCGAAAAAAAAATGGACGACAGCAATGAAACAAGCTAAAAAACAAATGAGC
This genomic interval carries:
- a CDS encoding NUDIX hydrolase, with translation MIKYQFCPKCGGGLKPKNTSLLVCGVCSFYFYQNPKPTASALIVKEGKVLLGKRTIEPSKGKWNVPGGFLDLGEDPKVGAKREALEETGLVVEIREFVGIYMDVYGPTKESTLNIAYLAKVVGGEEKMNDDLTELKWFAPEELPKEMAFENNAKMLEAWLEK
- a CDS encoding peptidylprolyl isomerase codes for the protein MKNTIIVVAVLVVIVGALVFWSKSGKEVAVRVLETPPASPLSTETPSVIVSSMLTTQPEIKEINQKVNVTLETSMGNIGLELDGTVAPLTVGNFVTLAKSGFYDGTAFHRIISNFMIQGGDPLSKDPANRAMQGTGDPGYKFKDEFNTLKLVRGSLAMANSGPNTNGSQFFIVTAVSTPWLDGKHTNFGKVTSGMDVIDKISAVERDGNDNPLVPVVVKKVLVTE
- the mscL gene encoding large conductance mechanosensitive channel protein MscL translates to MFKEFKSFLLRGNVVDLAVGVVIGASFGSVVTALVADIMTPFIAAVAKVPDFGGLVFTINGSKFMYGHFINTVISFLLVATAIFFFVIKPINLLVSRARKEPPADPTTKKCSECLSEMPVHAKRCSHCAQVVI
- a CDS encoding redoxin domain-containing protein; its protein translation is MVTIGEKVANFTVDAFVGGKIKKISLNECEGRWLVLLFYPADFTFVCPTELQEAAEFYEEFKSNNAEVMSVSTDTAYAHKAWHDTSEAIGKVQYPMLADPTGDLCRQFGTYIPKEGLSLRASFIIDPKGVLKAADMHDNSIGRNTAEILRKLQASIFVAKRPGLVCPASWHPGDKTLKSSVDLVGKI
- a CDS encoding RpiB/LacA/LacB family sugar-phosphate isomerase, with protein sequence MKIYFGADHDGNPLKEVIKNELKRDGYEIYDLSPSTPEGGDDYPDYAFAVAEEIAKDADARGILICDTGIGMSIAANKIKGARAALVLDTFGAKRAREHNDANIIVFGTSEIKKNVAIESTKYFLETMFSSAERHVRRVGKINLRDRFC
- a CDS encoding ABC-F family ATP-binding cassette domain-containing protein; protein product: MANDNVIIRFSDVSFGYQEHRPLLDEVSFSVREGNRIALMGQNGAGKSTIFKLITGEIQPTEGRVLMTDNGTSVALGRQVMPDEAKELTVREYFQTAFREEKYDLDKHIKEVFEVVNLSQPLDKKVGKFSGGQQARLLLAHALIQNPDILLLDEPTNNLDQHGIDHLMTFLMLYEKTCIVISHDADFLNAFTDGVLYLDAFTKKIEQYTGNYGDVVEQIKVRIERENQLNARMLLQIKEKRAQSEVFAHKGGKMRGVAKRMREAASEAEENIVEVREEDRAIRPFKIPTQEFEIAFKGLIIDFNSITVVKNHEAVEKDINLIVNRKTHVLVTGPNGIGKSTLLEKLSKGSSPAAEIHPDVRVGYYKQDFGNLNYNQKAYDALEEVMEDKDEHILRSTAAGFLLDGKVLASEIKSLSEGQKGLLSFCRLALMRPGLLILDEPTNHINFRHLPIISQALHEYEGAMVLVSHIPSFVEQIRIDETIDLGKL
- a CDS encoding SDR family oxidoreductase yields the protein MMRKNRSVLVTGGANGIGLAIAKAFLKNGDAVTILDIDKIGCNSFRKWSNKHGYKKALAIVTDITEIIMHRQIIEQVEKAHGPIEVLINHTGIGSSKSLFETEPDDFDSVLNTNIRGPFFLSQAIAKNMRRGSIVFTTSVHQDKPLGDATYAMSKAALKMLILEFALSMADKKIRVNGVAPGAIRNNRKVPSKFTSVPLGECRGRTTDIANAVLFLSSENASYITGETITIDGGLSLVNWVFQKTEPLPLPITID
- a CDS encoding Crp/Fnr family transcriptional regulator, whose product is MGTRTELKIEYLKQIFKGSDDLIRDLERITHMQDVTKGQLIAGPQINCENIYILKKGSINTYFVYDGKKIIVDTLKPGDIFGDVNGVGSVAGACDESPFVEVREDSVLSIANSRDLYRVMQRYPDLAIQVLRNVGNRLSRAERKIQDLALRPVSERIVRELTRLAEINGENTVGYYRLDGTITHEQLAMMVGATRETVTKSLTILRSKGIVNIRQNHYIINKQMTQPRFTV
- a CDS encoding TspO/MBR family protein, whose amino-acid sequence is MNNTYNWYAQLIKPTWAPPSWLFGPVWSVLYVLIAISYGAVVWLALQKKITWLVVLPFALNLLFNVIFTPIQFGLRSNVLAAVDILLVLTTLVWAMVAIYPHSRWIAYAQIPYLLWVCFATVLQLTVTYLNK
- a CDS encoding NAD-dependent epimerase/dehydratase family protein, giving the protein MRILVTGGTGFVGSNIVKELSGKGHEIIITGSDAEQEVNKDVAKYLQPGLTGIDWEALGKLDLVFHEAAINNTLLNDRTEMLRGNLEASRELFERVVNSGCKRIVYASSTAVYGNVPAPFREDGPIVPLNVYGESKKMLDEFAMDFAEKNPDIVVVGLRYCNVYGPGEGHKGKRASMIYQLARQMQKGRPRLFKDGEQKRDWIYVEDVVTANLLAVKAPKSCVVNCGSGKASSFNTIVGILNTLLGTDWQPEYIENPHIATYQNYTYCDMTYAKKMIGFVPQFDIESGLKKYFAAGLFNS
- a CDS encoding class I SAM-dependent methyltransferase; translation: MKNVHLHIKYGNGRHWDNHPRTYAEDFANFLRLREFDDLIVDLGCGAGHDVAVFTENGFKTIGIDRSQDETIAARLVHPNLKFDQQNGEALSFDDNSVGAFFCINLMHYVNQTKILAEISRALKPCGYLFVHFNLSIIDHTGKVDFEQSAQEILINLKDLRPVRFKIVQRIDNTPIPHEHKIFELVMQKPLPEKRKKIIAIYN